A region of Larimichthys crocea isolate SSNF chromosome X, L_crocea_2.0, whole genome shotgun sequence DNA encodes the following proteins:
- the fam161a gene encoding protein FAM161A, giving the protein MANAHRTNVLVTSCLKTPVDPHTKAPLASYERERALPSANITSHADNRDYEKELEYEDTGSDFCDEDCLGKSGPLLLTDYRAAGDCLDLSEIFFSNEEYYSKLEELKKAHLRTMAELESMYRRKLQLKSMEPLDMATLETGHRLLWSNSSPAASRRLRKSQSAAELRRGSRQSDASDEDEAANNGVEKGLLFSPKEHIKNMWQDFKLSPHNPQMSSSLHSLSGDQKRQKGKGKKKQGHKDEEQEHWKHRVTVPKPFQMTLRDAERRKHGIKTRSEIELENAELRRQLEELTECQRKFRASPVPAHVHLPLYEELQERNEERQRRMREREDQYLRTTQKPFSFLERERLKKEQKQLHHLEPSDQEKVKPFKAKPVPKAVYAAASGDQMKEEELYRSIKTQMRAQEMLHSASMPSSMLARRLSERKKTKNGSTVAGGDNFSHRPHINKEIPDFDARYRRFQKHLEKRKEVKATTACEPFELRTSQIPSHRERILADIEKEQGSPRIQRWPYISPRPSRTANSSLCSSLSGSLEHLPAKVTDATKKRYEAVRKVLEQKKKAEEEEERWRERQRQKEKKLQKVVLKRAQANDPHQALSQTHQIKLKEFRKQELQRRKEYQQEFKEMQQRVKGRPLLLEQVAQMNAKQAAEKRYTKALHGCDLTEEFIGSKVGKSAFTRKASPSSDSKQSDQEESDMGCEPVHYRKVFLDDEDVEVDPEEKEGGSDQASSNHCDGDDTNSHQSDQDDHGGGQHYSDESYHYSDDHENYSDNSECDADTKQQEAAE; this is encoded by the exons ATGGCGAATGCTCACCGGACAAACGTTCTGGTCACTTCGTGTTTGAAAACGCCGGTAGACCCGCACACCAAAGCCCCGTTAGCTTCAtacgagagggagagagcgctTCCGAGCGCTAACATTACAAGTCATGCGGACAACCGGGACTACGAGAAGGAg CTGGAGTATGAGGACACAGGCTCTGATTTCTGTGATGAGGACTGTCTGGGAAAGAGCGGCCCTCTCCTGTTGACTGACTACAGGGCAGCAGGAGACTGCCTCGACCTGAGTGAGATCTTCTTCTCCAATGAGGAGTACTACAGCaagctggaggagctgaagaaggcCCACCTTCGCACCATGGCTGAGCTGGAGAGCATGTATCGGCGAAAGCTGCAGCTCAAGTCCATGGAGCCTCTGGACATGGCAACGCTGGAGACGGGGCACAG GCTACTGTGGTCAAACAGCAGCCCAGCAGCTTCACGCCGTTTGAGGAAGTCACAATCTGCTGCTGAGCTCAGGAGAGGCTCCCGGCAGTCAGACGCTTCAGACGAAGATGAAGCTGCCAATAATGGTGTGGAGAAAGGCCTGCTGTTTTCTCCGAAAGAACACATCAAGAACATGTGGCAGGACTTTAAACTGTCCCCTCACAATCCTCAGATGTCATCCTCGCTGCACAGCCTGTCGGGAGACCAGAAGAGACaaaagggaaaaggaaagaagaagcaGGGACATAAAGATGAAGAGCAGGAGCACTGGAAACACAGAGTGACTGTCCcgaaaccttttcagatgacACTGCGTGACGCTGAGAGGCGAAAGCATGGCATAAAGACACGTTCAGAGATCGAACTGGAAAACGCAGAGCTGCGACGACAGCTAGAAGAATTGACAGAGTGCCAGAGGAAGTTCCGTGCCAGCCCCGTACCAGCTCATGTTCACCTCCCGCTTTacgaggagctgcaggagaggAACGAGGAACGACAGcgaagaatgagagagagagaggatcagtATCTTCGAACCACCCAGAAGCCCTTCAGCTTCCTGGAGAGGGAGCGACTGAAGAAGGAGCAGAAACAGCTACATCACCTAGAACCATCTGACCAGGAGAAAGTCAAACCCTTCAAGGCCAAGCCTGTGCCCAAGGCAGTGTACGCAGCAGCATCAGGAGAtcagatgaaggaggaggagctgtaTCGGTCTATCAAGACACAGATGAGAGCTCAGGAGATGCTCCACAGTGCTTCAATGCCTTCCAGCATGCTTGCACGACGACTCAGCGAGCGCAAGAAGACCAAAAATGGCAGCACTGTAGCTGGAGGAGACAACTTCTCCCACAGGCCCCATATTAACAAAGAGATACCAGACTTTGACGCCAGGTATCGGCGCTTCCAGAAACacctggagaaaagaaaagaggtgaAGGCCACAACTGCATGCGAACCATTTGAATTGCGGACATCACAGATCCCCTCGCACCGTGAGCGCATCCTGGCCGACATCGAGAAGGAGCAGGGCAGCCCTCGGATACAACGTTGGCCTTACATCAGCCCCAGGCCATCTCGGACAGCAAACTCAAGTCTCTGTTCGTCCCTCTCTGGTAGCTTGGAGCACCTGCCTGCCAAAGTCACAGATGCCACCAAAAAGCGCTATGAGGCTGTGAG AAAGGTGctagagcagaagaagaaggccgaggaggaggaggagcggtgGAGGGAaaggcagagacagaaggagaagaagctgcagaAGGTGGTGTTAAAACGTGCCCAGGCCAATGACCCCCACCAGgctctgtcacaaacacaccaaatcaAACTCAAAGAATTCAG GAAACAAGAGCTTCAGCGCAGGAAGGAGTACCAGCAAGAGTTTAAAGAGATGCAGCAGAGGGTGAAGGGGAGGCCGCTGCTGTTGGAGCAGGTTGCACAG ATGAATGCCAAACAGGCAGCTGAGAAGCGCTACACCAAAGCTCTGCATGGATGTGATCTGACTGAAGAGTTTATTGGTAGCAAAGTGGGCAAATCAGCTTTCACACGCAAAGCCTCTCCATCGAGTGACAGCAAACAGAG TGACCAAGAGGAGTCAGACATGGGATGCGAACCTGTTCACTACAGAAAAGTCTTCctggatgatgaagatgtggaAGTTGATccagaggagaaggaaggagggagtgaCCAAGCTTCATCAAACCATTGTGATGGAGACGACACCAACAGTCATCAGTCAGATCAGGACGATCATGGAGGTGGTCAACACTATTCAGATGAAAGTTATCACTACTCAGACGATCATGAGAATTACTCAGACAACAGCGAGTGTGACGCAGACACTAAACAGCAGGAAGCGGCGGAGTGA
- the cct4 gene encoding T-complex protein 1 subunit delta, translating to MPEAKFAARGSNKGGAYVDRDKPAQIRYSNISAAKAVADAVRTSLGPKGMDKMIQDEKGDVTITNDGATILKQMQVLHPAAKMLVELSKAQDIEAGDGTTSVVVIAGALLDACYKLLQKGIHPTIISESFQKAVEKGVEVLTGMSHPVQLSDRETLLNSATTSLCSKVVSQYSSLLAPMSVDAVMRVIDPATATGVDLHDIKIIKKLGGTIDDCEMVEGLVLTQRVANSSVTRVEKAKIGLIQFCLSPPKTDMDNQIVVSDYAQMDRVLREERAYILNMVKQIKKAGCNVLLIQKSILRDALSDLALHFLNKMKIMVVKEIEREEIEFICKTIGTKPIAHIDHFTAEMLGTAELAEEVSLDGSGKLVKITGCASPGKTVSIVVRGSNKLVIEEAERSIHDALCVIRCLVKKRALIAGGGAPEIELAVRLAEYSRTLGGMEAYCVRAYSDALEVIPSTLAENAGLNPISTVTELRNRHAQGDKMAGINVRKGGISNIMEELVVQPLLVSISALTLATETVRSILKIDDVVNTR from the exons ATGCCCGAAGCGAAGTTTGCAGCGAGAGGCTCAAACAAAGGAGGGGCGTATGTGGACCGGGACAAGCCGGCCCAGATTCGGTACAGTAACATCTCAGCCGCCAAAG CTGTTGCAGATGCCGTCAGAACAAGCCTGGGGCCCAAAGGCATGGACAAGATG ATCCAGGATGAGAAAGGTGACGTGACCATTACCAACGACGGGGCCACCATCCTGAAGCAGATGCAGGTGCTCCACCCGGCAGCCAAAATG CTGGTGGAACTATCCAAAGCCCAGGACATTGAGGCTGGTGACGGCACCACCTCTGTCGTTGTGATTGCTGGAGCACTGCTGGACGCCTGCTACAAACTGCTGCAAAAAG GCATCCACCCCACCATCATCTCAGAGTCCTTCCAGAAGGCTGTGGAGAAGGGCGTGGAGGTGCTGACGGGCATGAGCCATCCGGTGCAGCTGAGCGACCGCGAGACACTGCTCAACAGCGCAACCACATCGCTGTGCTCCAAGGTTGTGTCCCAGTACTCCAGCCTGCTGGCGCCTATGAGTGTGGACGCCGTCATGCGGGTCATCGACCCAGCCACAGCCACCGGTGTCGACCTGCATGACATCAAAATCATCAAGAAGCTTGG AGGGACCATTGATGACTGTGAGATGGTTGAGGGTCTGGTGCTGACCCAGAGGGTGGCCAACAGCAGCGTGACCCGTGTGGAGAAGGCCAAGATCGGCCTCATCCAGTTCTGCTTGTCCCCTCCCAAAACTGAC ATGGACAACCAGATCGTGGTGTCGGACTACGCCCAGATGGACCGCGTGCTGCGTGAAGAGCGCGCCTACATCCTCAACATGGTGAAACAGATCAAGAAGGCTGGCTGCAATGTGCTGCTCATCCAGAAGTCCATCCTCAG AGACGCTCTGAGTGACCTCGCGCTGCACTTCCTCAACAAAATGAAGATCATGGTGGTGAAGGAGattgagagagaggaaattgaGTTCATCTGCAAG ACTATTGGCACCAAGCCCATCGCCCACATCGACCACTTCACTGCAGAGATGCTCGGCACAGCAGAGCTGGCTGAGGAAGTCAGCCTGGACGGCTCCGGCAAGCTGGTCAAG ATCACAGGCTGTGCCAGCCCTGGGAAGACTGTGAGCATCGTGGTTCGTGGCTCCAACAAGCTGGTGATCGAGGAGGCAGAGCGCTCCATCCACGATGCGCTGTGTGTCATCCGCTGCCTGGTCAAGAAGAG GGCTCTGATAGCCGGTGGTGGCGCTCCAGAGATCGAGCTGGCTGTACGTCTGGCTGAATACTCGCGTACTCTTGGCGGTATGGAGGCATACTGTGTACGGGCGTACAGCGACGCCCTTGAGGTGATCCCTTCAACGCTGGCCGAGAATGCCGGTCTGAACCCCATCTCCACTGTGACGGAGCTCCGCAACAGGCACGCTCAGGGAGACAAGATGGCCGGCATTAATGTCCGCAAG GGAGGAATCTCCAACATCATGGAGGAGCTGGTCGTGCAGCCTTTACTGGTTTCCATCAGTGCTCTGACCCTGGCCACAGAGACAGTCCGCAGCATCCTCAAGATCGATGACGTG GTGAACACCCGATAA
- the pus10 gene encoding tRNA pseudouridine synthase Pus10: MLPLKEKDKPVIQKLLSAGCCARCILRFCCVSVQAAYRQPHQDTLKELQAFISNTENTKSQDSTAAESAEGNNKSLDAAASETSEDPPSKRAKLEPSVTEAPSEEDAAAVLKLKDEESRVCVVCLGILQELCGNTQAVKIAEAVKAEKYEFDTLVLSVSLPAQLCVREHSCWLHVKKELREKSMALDKDDVIQVKEAFKWIMQGQVAKELGGVAVVTRSSFEVGVEFTHPDTDADCHFLATTCPDCFKPTKNKQSVFTRMAVVKALEKISDAKFLKHYPCPPAYPTSSCISQDIQCLHVSVFVAGRYNKFCRSLPQTPWVIDGERRMESSVEELIAAAILSSFRASGFNFSSSGREDVDVRTLGNGRPFAMELLNPHRSRLNKVEMKQLQETINKSSDKIRVRDLQIVTREAMGRMKEGEEEKTKSYTALIWTQKPIQREDISFIDDIKDLTLDQKTPLRVLHRRALAVRQRVIHSMNTRFLDSHHFYLGLKTQAGTYIKEFVHGDFGRTKPNLCQLLNTDTDILELDVESVDVDWPPSIPE, encoded by the exons ATGCTGCCATTAAAGGAGAAGGATAAACCCGTCATCCAGAAGCTGCTGTCGGCCGGCTGCTGCGCTCGCTGCATCCTCAGGTTCTGCTGTGTGAGCGTCCAGGCTGCCTACCGACAGCCCCATCAG GATACACTCAAGGAACTTCAGGCTTTCATCAGCAATACAGAGAACACCAAATCCCAAgattcaacagcagcagagtcCGCAGAAGGAAACAACAAATCCCTTGATGCAGCAGCATCAGAAACATCTGAAGATCCACCAAGTAAAAGAGCAAAACTGGAGCCAAGTGTGACTGAAGCTCCGTCAGAGGAAGACGCTGCTGCTGTGCTCAAACTGAAGGATGAAGAGTCGCgtgtgtgcgtggtgtgttTGGGAATCCTTCAGGAACTGTGTGGCAACACTCAGGCTGTAAAG ATAGCTGAGGCGGTGAAGGCAGAGAAGTATGAGTTTGACACCTTggtgctgtctgtgtctctgcctgctCAGCTGTGTGTACGAGAG CACTCCTGTTGGCTTCATGTGAAGAAGGAATTGAG AGAGAAGAGCATGGCGCTCGACAAGGATGATGTCATCCAGGTGAAGGAGGCCTTCAAGTGGATCATGCAGGGCCAGGTCGCCAAGGAGCTGGGGGGCGTTGCCGTGGTTACGAGA agttCGTTCGAGGTCGGTGTGGAGTTCACTCACCCAGATACTGACGCCGACTGCCACTTCCT AGCAACAACATGTCCAGACTGCTTCAAACCCACCAAGAACAAACAG TCGGTGTTCACCAGGATGGCGGTGGTCAAAGCTCTGGAAAAGATATCTGACGCCAAATTTCTGAA aCACTACCCTTGTCCACCAGCGTATCCGACCAGCAGTTGTATTTCTCAGGACATCCAGTGCCTCCACGTGTCTGTCTTTGTGGCAG GGAGGTACAACAAGTTTTGTCGCAGTCTGCCTCAGACTCCTTGGGTGATcgatggagagaggaggatggagtcCTCGGTGGAGGAGCTGATCGCAGCGGCCATCCTGTCTTCCTTCAGAGCCAGCG gtTTTAATTTCTCTTCATCTGGCAGGGAGGACGTGGACGTCCGGACTCTTGGAAACG GTCGTCCGTTTGCGATGGAGCTGCTGAATCCTCACAGATCCAGACTGAACAAAGTAGAGATGAAGCAGCTACAGGAG accATTAACAAGTCTTCAGACAAAATCAGGGTGAGAGACCTGCAGATCGTTACCAG AGAGGCCATGGGTCggatgaaggagggagaggaggagaaaacaaagtcaTACACGGCGCTCATCTGGACTCAGAAACCTATTCAGAGGGAAGACATCAGCTTCATCGACGACATCAAG GATCTCACTCTGGATCAGAAGACTCCTCTGAGGGTCCTGCACCGGCGAGCGCTGGCCGTTCGTCAGAGAGTCATCCACAGCATGAACACCCGCTTCCTGGACTCTCATCACTTCTACCTAGGGTTGAAGACACAAGCCGGGAC TTACATCAAAGAGTTTGTCCACGGAGACTTTGGTCGCACCAAACCCAACCTGTGCCAGCTGCtgaacacagatacagacatcCTGGAGCTGGATGTGGAG TCTGTGGATGTGGACTGGCCTCCGTCCATACCAGAGTGA